A region of Falsibacillus albus DNA encodes the following proteins:
- the moaC gene encoding cyclic pyranopterin monophosphate synthase MoaC, whose protein sequence is MSNFTHFNEEGRAKMVDVSAKPDTVRTAIAHSSIVVNPVVYDQIRHNQNKKGDVLAVAQVAGIMAAKKTWEIIPMCHPIPLKGIDISFEWDVKDETYELLISVSVKTKGSTGVEMEALTAASVTALTIYDMCKAVDKGMKIGQTYLIEKTGGVSSPDYRREG, encoded by the coding sequence ATGAGTAACTTTACGCATTTTAATGAAGAAGGCAGGGCCAAAATGGTGGATGTCAGCGCGAAACCGGATACCGTCCGCACAGCCATTGCACATTCCAGCATCGTGGTGAATCCTGTTGTCTACGACCAAATCCGGCACAATCAAAATAAAAAGGGCGATGTCCTGGCCGTAGCCCAAGTTGCCGGCATCATGGCGGCGAAAAAAACATGGGAAATCATCCCGATGTGCCATCCGATCCCATTGAAAGGAATCGATATTTCGTTCGAATGGGATGTGAAGGATGAAACGTACGAGCTCCTGATCTCTGTTTCTGTCAAAACGAAGGGAAGCACAGGAGTAGAAATGGAAGCGTTAACAGCAGCATCTGTCACGGCTTTGACCATATATGATATGTGCAAGGCAGTCGATAAAGGAATGAAGATCGGACAAACCTATTTAATAGAAAAGACGGGTGGGGTATCCAGCCCGGATTATAGAAGAGAAGGTTAA
- a CDS encoding ABC-F family ATP-binding cassette domain-containing protein, with translation MILLQVQQLTKYFGAELILSNIKLEVQTRDRIALVGRNGAGKSTLLKMIAGQLSFDSGDIMKPKDVSIGYLAQNTGLESNLSIWDEMLLVFESLRLKERELRRLEQSMADPHIYENQERYEKLLKEYDQLQIEFKDQGGYQYEADIRSVLHGLNFASFDYDTKISTLSGGQKTRLALGKLLLTKPDILILDEPTNHLDIETLSWLEQYLQGYDGAVLIVSHDRYFLDKVVNQVYEVSRKKVGKYVGNYSDYLSLKAEEYERDMKQYEKQQEEVAKLQDFIQRNLARASTTKRAQSRRKKLEKMDLMDRPLGDEKSATFSFDIERQSGNEVLQINDASIGYQKEAVSHQVDMRITKGESIALVGPNGIGKSTLLKSIVGKLPLIDGELRLGTNVSIGYYDQEQAELSSKKTVLQELWDDYPGHTEKEIRTVLGNFLFSGDDVLKPVTALSGGEKARLALAKLMMQKANFLILDEPTNHLDLDSKEVLENSLIDYPGTILFVSHDRYFINRIATKVVELSKDGANEYLGDYDYYVEKKQEMQELAEWDSREKNGKTPEKEQSSDKSAFFKDKEAKKVERQRKRRIEEIEQKIEELEQTVAENEKLLCEPDIFQDHEKVLKYNEAIQAAKSEIELLMEEWTELEELLHS, from the coding sequence ATGATTTTATTGCAAGTTCAACAACTCACAAAATATTTTGGTGCTGAACTTATTTTATCGAATATAAAGCTTGAAGTACAAACTAGAGACCGCATTGCACTCGTTGGCCGAAATGGAGCCGGTAAATCCACGCTTCTTAAGATGATTGCCGGACAGCTCTCCTTCGATTCCGGGGACATCATGAAGCCAAAGGACGTCTCGATCGGTTACTTGGCCCAGAACACAGGACTGGAGTCCAACCTGTCGATTTGGGACGAAATGCTCCTCGTATTCGAAAGTTTGCGTTTGAAAGAAAGAGAACTGCGCAGACTGGAGCAAAGCATGGCCGATCCCCACATTTATGAAAATCAGGAGCGGTATGAAAAGCTTCTAAAGGAATACGACCAGCTCCAGATTGAATTCAAGGATCAAGGCGGCTACCAATATGAAGCGGATATCCGCTCCGTCCTGCACGGCTTGAATTTCGCTTCCTTTGACTATGATACGAAAATATCCACGCTGAGCGGCGGCCAGAAAACGAGGCTCGCACTCGGGAAGCTTCTTTTGACAAAACCTGATATTCTGATTCTCGATGAACCGACCAACCATCTCGACATCGAAACGTTATCATGGCTCGAGCAGTATTTGCAAGGTTATGACGGAGCTGTGCTGATTGTCTCCCATGACCGCTATTTCCTTGATAAAGTCGTGAACCAAGTATATGAAGTTTCTCGAAAAAAAGTAGGTAAATACGTCGGTAATTACAGCGACTATCTTTCATTGAAGGCAGAAGAATATGAACGCGATATGAAGCAGTATGAGAAGCAGCAGGAAGAAGTCGCAAAACTGCAGGATTTCATCCAGCGCAACCTCGCCCGCGCCTCCACGACAAAAAGGGCGCAAAGCAGGCGAAAGAAGCTGGAAAAAATGGACTTGATGGACCGTCCATTGGGAGATGAGAAGTCCGCTACCTTCTCATTTGATATTGAACGGCAAAGCGGCAATGAAGTGCTGCAAATCAACGATGCGTCCATCGGCTATCAAAAAGAGGCCGTCTCCCATCAAGTCGATATGAGAATCACAAAAGGCGAGAGCATCGCGCTTGTCGGACCGAACGGAATCGGCAAATCCACTTTGTTGAAAAGCATCGTTGGGAAGCTTCCGCTGATCGATGGTGAATTGCGGCTTGGGACAAACGTCTCCATCGGCTATTATGACCAGGAGCAAGCTGAACTTTCTTCCAAAAAGACCGTCCTTCAAGAGCTGTGGGATGATTATCCCGGACATACAGAAAAAGAAATCCGGACGGTACTTGGAAACTTTTTGTTTTCCGGAGATGATGTGCTAAAACCGGTCACTGCCTTAAGCGGCGGTGAAAAAGCACGACTTGCACTCGCGAAGCTGATGATGCAGAAAGCCAACTTTCTTATATTGGACGAGCCTACCAACCATCTCGACTTGGACAGCAAGGAAGTGCTCGAGAATTCACTGATCGATTATCCAGGGACGATTCTGTTCGTTTCCCATGACCGCTACTTTATCAATCGGATCGCGACGAAAGTGGTGGAGCTTTCCAAAGATGGCGCCAATGAATATTTGGGCGACTACGATTATTACGTAGAGAAAAAGCAGGAAATGCAGGAACTGGCTGAATGGGATTCAAGAGAAAAGAATGGAAAGACGCCTGAAAAAGAACAAAGCTCAGACAAGTCTGCGTTCTTTAAAGATAAAGAAGCTAAAAAAGTAGAGCGTCAGCGAAAAAGAAGAATCGAAGAGATCGAGCAGAAAATTGAGGAATTGGAACAGACTGTCGCAGAAAATGAAAAGCTTTTATGCGAACCTGATATTTTTCAGGATCACGAAAAGGTATTGAAGTATAATGAAGCCATCCAAGCGGCTAAAAGCGAAATAGAATTATTGATGGAGGAATGGACAGAGCTGGAAGAGCTTCTCCATTCTTGA